The Nitrospirota bacterium DNA segment ATAAAGCGCATCCTCGTATTTCCCGGTATCGGCAAGATAGTGACCGTAGTTTATATTCCATCGTGCAATTATGTTCGGCAGGTTGTTTGAAACTTCCCAGTCCTTCGGCGGAGCTGCAGCCGTAACCTCTTCAAAGTTCTTTTTTGCGGCTGAGAGAGGCGTCTCGGGCTCAATCTTTACCGGGTCGGCAGGGGTAATCCCTCTTGTATTCTGAACCATGGTGTCAACAGTCAGCGGCTTTGAGGCAGATGTATCGCCGGAAACCTCTACGGTCCCTTCATTTCCAAAAAGGACATTGGCCAGCCCCTGCGTCATAAGCAGAAACTCGGTCCCTTTAATTCCGGCTGTGGCAGTGGGGCTTTTTACCTTATAATCCACTTCTTCGCCTGCAAGCTTTACGACAGACGCCCTGAGCTTACCGCCGGCAATGCTGAATATGCCTGTCTTCTTTTTTTTGCCGATGACAAGGTCTGTCAGCTCAATCTCAGTATTGTTTGACAGTGTAAGTTTGCTCTGGTCAATCAGGGTAAGCACTGCCCAGCCGTCAGCCCCGGTTTTTATCCAGAAGCCTTTCTGCATCTCAAGATTTTTTTTGGCGTCCTGATAAGCGACATTGGGTTTTTCCCTGTATAAAACCTTCCCGCTGAGTTCAGTAATCCTGCCGGCGCCGGCTTCAGCGCTGTATGA contains these protein-coding regions:
- a CDS encoding FecR domain-containing protein, which encodes MITKRILLGFQLLVIGLIVLYSAVPSYSAEAGAGRITELSGKVLYREKPNVAYQDAKKNLEMQKGFWIKTGADGWAVLTLIDQSKLTLSNNTEIELTDLVIGKKKKTGIFSIAGGKLRASVVKLAGEEVDYKVKSPTATAGIKGTEFLLMTQGLANVLFGNEGTVEVSGDTSASKPLTVDTMVQNTRGITPADPVKIEPETPLSAAKKNFEEVTAAAPPKDWEVSNNLPNIIARWNINYGHYLADTGKYEDALYVFQIALDLTTLPEIRSDARLERGAVYARFLNHPETALAEYLLVLEEYPKVSQRETALFLSGMTLYQLGFNEQAKEKLLQYKNEYTSGKHLSNVETILGVLNK